TTTTCCTCCGAAGGGTTGTATTCCGAGTGAATGATGCCCGTTCCCGCTGTCATCCGCTGGACCTCTCCGGCATGGAGCAGCCCCCGGTTGCCCAGGCTGTCCCGATGTTCCAGGGTGCCGTCGATCACATAGGTCATGATCTCCATGTCGGCGTGGGGATGTTCGCCGAATCCCCGCCCCGGCTGAACGGTGTCGTCGTTGAAAACCCGCAGGGCGCCGAATCGAATGTTGTTCGGATCATAGTATTCGGCGAAGGAAAAACTGTGGTAGGTGATCAGCCAGCCGTGGTCCGCCTTGTATCGCTTTTCGGAAGGTATGATCCGGATCATGGGCAAATGTTCCCCCCTTTCAACCCAGTATATCACGGGGGGATTGGTGTGACCCGGAGGAGGGACGAAGGAGGTTCCTCCGTCCTGCCAGGGCTCAGCCGGGAACCTGGGAGGGGTGGATCTTTTTTTCGGGCTTTTTGCCCCAATAAGAGGCCAAAAGGGAACCGGAGATATTGTGCCAGACGCTGAAGATGGCGCCGGGCAGGGCGGCGATCGGATTGAAATGGGCGGTGGCCAGGGCGACGGCCAAACCGGAATTCTGCATTCCCACTTCCACCGAGATGGCCCGGCAGCGCGCCTCGTCCTGCCTGAGGAGGCGGGCGGCGAGGTACCCCAGGGCCAGGCCGGCCAGGTTGTGCAGCATCACCGCCAGGAAGATGATCGGGACGGCAAACAGCTGATCGGCGCCGTTTGCGATGATGCCGGCGACGATGATGATGATGGCGAGGACGGAGACAGCCGGCAGGGCGGGTGTCGCCTTCTTCACGGCGACCGGGAAAAAGCGTTTGACCAGTATCCCCAGGACGATGGGGACAATCACCACCTGCACGATGGACAGAAACAGCGACCAGGGTTCAACGGGCAACCACTGGTTGGCCAAGAGCAGCATCAACAGCGGAGTGAAAATGGGAGCCAACAGCGTGGAGACGGTCGTCATGGTGACCGAAAGGGGCACGTCTCCCTTGGACAGGTAAACGATGACGTTGGAGGCGGTTCCGCCGGGGCTGGCTCCCACCAGAATCATTCCCGCGGCCAAATCCGGGGGCAACCGGAAGAGCAAGGCGATCAGAAAGGCCGTTCCGGGCATGATGATGTATTGGGCGGCGATGCCGATCAGAACCGGAACGGGCTGCTTCAGGATGAGGCGGAAATCGCCGGCCGAAAGGGTGGTTCCCATACCGAACATGACGACTCCCAACAGGAGCGGGATCCACGGACTGATCCCGGTGAAGGGGGACGGAAAGAAATAGGCGATGCATGAGACGATCAGCAACCAGAGGATGAAGTAACGGTCGATCAAACGGAGTACGGAGAAGAAGGGCGACAAAACCGGATCCTCCTCTCTTGTCTTCGGGATGGGGTCAGTGATAGACGCGTCAGAACAATATTTCGAATGATTGAACAGATTATAACACACAACTGCGCAGAATCGCACGATTTGAATCCGGATTTATCCGCAACCCTCTATCTTCGCTTCACGATGGCCAGCACCGCCGACAGGGTGAACAAACCGAACAGGCAATAAACAGCAATATATTCCACAGGGATCTGTTGTCCGGGAGATGTCGCCAAGGCAAGCACCAGCGCGCCGACGCCGGTCAGGACGAGCAGGGTGTAGAGGGCTGCCTGCCTCGCATTTTGCCGGATCCGCTCATCGGTTTCCGGGGTGCCGTCTTTTTTGCGGAGGAGGTGTCTTGCGAAAAAATAGAGCAACATGCCCGTCGTTGCGCCGAAGGCGGAAGACCATCGCACCTCTCCCTTCACCGCCATGATGATGGCCATGCCCGCGAACATGCCCAGAATGGTGTACAACCACTCGCGCTTCATCACGTCTTCCTCCTCTTGACCTCCCGGGGCTCTTTAGATGCTCTTTAGATTTTGTCAATCTATCTTCGCTTCACGATGGCCAGCACCGCCGACAGGGTGAACAAACCGAACAGGCAATAAACAGCAATATATTCCACAGGGATCTGTTGTCCGGGAGATGTCGTCAAGGCGAGCACCAGCACGCCGATGCCGATCAGGACGAGAAGGGTGTAGAGGGCTGCCCGCTGCGCATTTTGCCGGATCCGCTCGTCGGTATCGGGGGTTCCGGTTTTTTTTCTGCGCAAATGTTTCAGGAAGAAATAAATCAATACCAGGATTGCCAAGCTGACGAAGGAGATCCATTCGAATCGGTTTGTGATCAACATGCCGATGGCGGTTCCCGCACCAAGCCCCAATAGGGCGTATAACCACTCGCGCCTCATTCTCCGT
This is a stretch of genomic DNA from Planifilum fimeticola. It encodes these proteins:
- a CDS encoding bile acid:sodium symporter family protein; translation: MSPFFSVLRLIDRYFILWLLIVSCIAYFFPSPFTGISPWIPLLLGVVMFGMGTTLSAGDFRLILKQPVPVLIGIAAQYIIMPGTAFLIALLFRLPPDLAAGMILVGASPGGTASNVIVYLSKGDVPLSVTMTTVSTLLAPIFTPLLMLLLANQWLPVEPWSLFLSIVQVVIVPIVLGILVKRFFPVAVKKATPALPAVSVLAIIIIVAGIIANGADQLFAVPIIFLAVMLHNLAGLALGYLAARLLRQDEARCRAISVEVGMQNSGLAVALATAHFNPIAALPGAIFSVWHNISGSLLASYWGKKPEKKIHPSQVPG
- a CDS encoding DUF2178 domain-containing protein yields the protein MRREWLYALLGLGAGTAIGMLITNRFEWISFVSLAILVLIYFFLKHLRRKKTGTPDTDERIRQNAQRAALYTLLVLIGIGVLVLALTTSPGQQIPVEYIAVYCLFGLFTLSAVLAIVKRR